One Fulvia fulva chromosome 12, complete sequence genomic region harbors:
- a CDS encoding GTP-binding protein rhoA gives MAEIRRKLVIVGDGACGKTCLLIVFSKGTFPEVYVPTVFENYVADVEVDGKHVELALWDTAGQEDYDRLRPLSYPDSHVILICFAVDSPDSLDNVQEKWISEVLHFCQGLPIILVGCKKDLRYDQKTIEELHKTSQKPVTPEQAEDVRKKIGAQKYLECSAKTNEGVREVFEHATRAALLTRKKEKKKCSIL, from the exons ATGGCGGAAATCCGTCGCAAGCTAGTCATTGTTGGTGACGGTGCCTGTGGAAAGACCTGTCTGCTCAT TGTATTCAGCAAGGGTACCTTCCCAGAG GTCTACGTCCCAACCGTCTTCGAGAACTACGTCGCCGATGTTGAGGTGGATGGCAAACACGTTGAGCTAGCACTATGGGATACCGCAGGCCAGGAAGACTACGACCGACTCCGACCGCTTTCATACCCCGACTCGCATGTCATCCTTATCTGCTTCGCCGTTGACTCGCCCGACTCGCTCGACAACGTACAAGAGAAG TGGATCTCAGAGGTGTTGCACTTCTGCCAGGGCCTGCCCATCATCCTTGTTGGATGCAAAAAGGATTTGAGATACGACCAGAAGACTATTGAGGAGCTGCACAAGACCTCGCAGAAGCCGGTGACACCAGAGCAG GCTGAGGACGTCCGCAAGAAGATCGGTGCCCAGAAGTACCTCGAGTGTTCCGCCAAGACAAACGAAGGCGTCAGGGAAGTCTTCGAGCACGCCACGCGCGCTGCGCTACTCACACGaaagaaggagaagaagaagtgcTCCATCCTGTAA
- a CDS encoding Tyrosine-protein phosphatase DSP3, giving the protein MPYLRSNHFKGTWSEGGAEEVSIMTMGLMGCGRKELNGHIDPRIPTKVADIMGEAMTLTKTQEEADEYASKPPTPPQSSSPTPRVTIADCPVRLQPLSVPRNYGAVERDTIYRSGKPAKENLDFLAALDVNTMLTLIDPSADDKKIDAEVYDFVKAHGIKHENVIITPNKDKDGTRISPDSLCEALLIVLNPMNHPVYIHCNQGRHRTGCIVACLRKIQQWPIEEILTEYNTYAHPKPRKEDLAFIKAFDPSVVYEYAKANQMVGARANSQHPFDSALDICNMASGLPTHEMAQTSTSRSSSSDSDDWLEMARGRHPRRRDADGDVVMEMGEHDAQLDDPQHTTNAIGFR; this is encoded by the exons ATGCCGTACCTAAGAAGCAACCACTTCAAGGGCACCTGGAGCGAAGGCGGAGCAGAGGAGGTTTCTATCATGACCATGGGGTTGATGGGGTGTGGGCGGAAAGAGTTGAATGGGCACATTGATCCGCGAATACCTACGAAAGTAGCGGACATCATGGGAGAGGCAATGACCCTGACAAAGACTCAAGAAGAGG CAGATGAGTATGCATCGAAGCCGCCGACGCCTCCACAGAGCAGTTCGCCCACACCTCGAGTCACCATCGCGGACTGCCCAGTGAGGCTGCAGCCGCTTTCGGTGCCGCGAAATTATGGCGCAGTCGAACGTGACACCATCTACAGGAGTGGCAAGCCTGCAAAGGAGAATCTCGACTTTCTCGCGGCATTGGATGTCAACACCATGCT TACATTGATCGACCCATCAGCCGATGATAAGAAGATTGATGCTGAGGTGTACGACTTCGTGAAGGCACACGGCATCAAGCATGAGAACGTGATCATCACGCCGAACAAGGACAAAGATGGGACACGTATCTCACCTGACAGTCTTTGCGAG GCACTGCTCATTGTGCTGAATCCGATGAATCACCCTGTGTATATCCATTGCAACCAGGGCCGCCACCGCACTGGTTGCATTGTTGCGTGCCTGCGCAAGATCCAGCAATGGCCAATCGAAGAGATCTTGACTGAGTACAACACGTACGCCCACCCGAAGCCTCGCAAAGAGGACCTTGCTTTTATCAAGGCATTCGACCCATCAGTCGTGTACGAGTACGCCAAGGCAAACCAAATGGTTGGAGCACGCGCCAACTCACAACATCCCTTCGACAGCGCGCTGGACATTTGCAATATGGCGAGTGGACTCCCCACGCACGAGATGGCGCAAACGTCGACTAGTCGGTCGAGTAGCTCGGACAGCGATGACTGGCTCGAGATGGCTCGTGGCCGACACCCACGCAGACGCGACGCCGATGGGGATGTGGTCATGGAGATGGGTGAACATGACGCGCAGCTCGACGACCCACAGCACACGACGAATGCTATTGGTTTTCGATAG
- a CDS encoding Amidase chry2, with the protein MCGISSLVALPGSNNTLPHDETRRQVQASLDNISHRGPDSSGIWINTDGRIALGHNRLAINDLSESGCQPLHSPDGNVHAVVNGELYDFEDVKTKLTRKIGYHFSGRSDSEIVVALYQAYGMDFMQHLRGEFVLCLYDEKKKLFIAARDRYGIKPLFWTKSQGKLLVASEMKTFLPLGWQAEWDVHSLAEAGWNFDDRTVFKGVKKVRPGHYMTCTADGQIKQQQYWDMEYPDKRGHDHRTEAEMVRGVRERLLEAVRIRLRADVPVGVYLSGGIDSSVIAGMAVHLAKEGRAMGSMPAKDRVSCFTISFDKSSGFDESEIANRTADFLGVKVYKQVMDEEAFASRFEVATWHCEHHNPDLNFIGKFALSELPREHGFKVVLTGEGADEIFTGYDVFKPDFLREPDFTTPMRMPESERSRLFAKSEAEAMQHYASIGAGVTPKAQRKLNLNILASMAAFVPDVFDDRLAASHPRNPQDVLASSVPLLVLEKAQKVRHPVNTAQYIWAKHHLSNQFLSCLGDRTEMAHSIEGRMPFLDHHLTEYVNNLPPSVKMRYTGGDNFTAKWILREAMKPFLTPELYSCVKHPYSAPLAYEVGGPLYKLLNELISEENVKSLGFVSWDKVRDLTRGAFEGKEASAARLAFVVAQWVVLHRRFGVLTASMT; encoded by the exons ATGTGCGGCATTTCATCACTAGTCGCCCTTCCGGGCAGCAACAACACTCTTCCTCATGACGAGACGAGACGGCAGGTACAGGCAAGTTTGGACAACATCTCGCATCGCGGGCCAGATTCCAGCGGGATATGGATCAACACAGACGGAAGAATAGCACTTGGACACAATCGTCTCGCGATCAACGACTTGTCTGAATCCGGATGCCAGCCTCTCCACAGCCCAGATGGAAACGTTCACGCTGTGGTAAATGGCGAGCTTTACGACTTCGAGGATGTCAAGACGAAGCTTACCAGGAAAATTGGCTACCATTTTTCGGGACGTAGTGACTCCGAGATTGTGGTCGCTCTATACCAGGCTTATGGCATGGACTTCATGCAACATCTCCGGGGTGAGTTCGTGCTTTGCCTCTACGACGAAAAGAAGAAGCTCTTCATTGCCGCCCGGGACCGCTATGGCATCAAGCCACTGTTCTGGACAAAGTCGCAAGGCAAGCTACTGGTGGCATCAGAGATGAAGACTTTCTTACCACTGGGTTGGCAAGCTGAATGGGACGTCCACAGTCTTGCGGAAGCTGGATGGAATTTCGACGACAGAACTGTCTTCAAAGGCGTGAAGAAAGTTCGCCCTGGCCACTACATGACCTGTACTGCGGACGGGCAAATCAAACAGCAACAGTACTGGGACATGGAGTATCCAGACAAGCGAGGGCACGATCATCGGACAGAAGCGGAGATGGTTCGAGGTGTCCGTGAACGACTACTGGAGGCTGTACGCATTCGCCTTCGAGCCGACGTGCCCGTTGGTGTCTATCTCAGTGGTGGTATCGACTCTTCTGTCATCGCCGGAATGGCCGTCCATCTGGCAAAGGAAGGTCGAGCAATGGGTAGTATGCCTGCCAAGGACAGAGTTAGCTGCTTCACGATATCCTTTGACAAGAGCAGCGGCTTTGATGAGTCTG AAATTGCTAACCGCACCGCCGACTTCCTGGGTGTCAAAGTCTACAAACAGGTGATGGACGAAGAGGCTTTCGCATCGCGTTTTGAGGTTGCTACATGGCATTGCGAGCACCATAACCCAGACCTGAACTTCATCGGCAAGTTTGCTTTGTCAGAGCTTCCCCGTGAGCATGGCTTCAAAGTGGTGCTTACCGGCGAAGGCGCGGATGAGATCTTCACTGGCTACGACGTCTTCAAACCAGACTTTCTGCGCGAGCCAGATTTCACCACTCCCATGAGAATGCCAGAGTCTGAGCGCTCGAGGCTGTTCGCCAAGTCAGAAGCCGAAGCTATGCAACACTATGCATCAATCGGAGCTGGAGTCACACCCAAGGCGCAACGCAAACTCAACCTCAACATTCTAGCCTCGATGGCAGCGTTCGTTCCCGATGTCTTCGACGATCGCCTGGCAGCTTCCCACCCTCGAAACCCACAAGACGTCCTCGCTAGCTCCGTCCCACTGCTTGTACTCGAGAAAGCCCAAAAGGTCCGGCATCCAGTCAACACAGCACAATACATTTGGGCCAAACATCACCTCTCCAACCAGTTCCTCAGCTGCCTCGGCGACCGCACAGAAATGGCCCATTCAATCGAAGGCCGCATGCCTTTCCTGGACCATCATCTCACAGAATATGTGAACAATCTCCCACCCAGCGTGAAAATGCGATATACTGGAGGAGATAACTTCACTGCGAAGTGGATCTTGCGGGAAGCGATGAAACCGTTTCTCACGCCGGAGCTTTATTCATGTGTCAAGCACCCTTATTCGGCGCCGCTGGCGTATGAGGTGGGTGGACCGCTTTATAAGCTGCTCAATGAGCTTATAAGCGAAGAGAATGTGAAGAGTTTGGGGTTTGTGAGCTGGGACAAGGTGCGGGATCTCACACGAGGGGCCTTTGAGGGGAAGGAGGCTTCTGCGGCTAGGCTGGCATTTGTGGTTGCGCAGTGGGTTGTTCTGCACCGGAGGTTCGGGGTGTTGACTGCGAGTATGACCTGA
- a CDS encoding Tyrosine-protein phosphatase yvh1: MSLLDRVQGDDELYIGGLFTLRRREALQTTGITHVLSVLRFQPDAELFAGFKQKVVEVDDVDDENLLQYFPETNKFIQDALDSSGGILVHCAMGKSRSATCVCAYLIHRYGISPDEALARIRQNRPLAEPNEGFWEQLELYHEMGAPENLESTSAYQRWVYLQEVKLSRACGQAPEAEKIRFEDEHSQGSGSADFDLRCRKCRRTLANSQYLVTHQPRRGETSAKQTPLACSHYFLDPLSWMRPELEQGKLDGRLECPKCKTNVGKYAWQGMQCSCSDWVVPGISLAKGRIDEIKSRTASGPGFGIRVPPSAVNNKGGQGRENL; the protein is encoded by the exons ATGTCATTGCTTGACAGAGTGCAGGGCGACGACGAGTTGTACATTGGCGG ACTTTTCACGTTGAGGCGACGAGAGGCGCTGCAGACCACTGGCATCACGCATGTTCTATCCGTCTTGAGGTTTCAGCCTGATGCAGAGCTGTTCGCAGGCTTCAAGCAGAAGGTTGTAGAAGTGGATGATGTCGACGATGAAAACCTGTTGCAGTACTTTCCAGAGACCAACAAATTCATCCAAGATGCGCTCGACTCGAGCGGCGGCATCCTTGTGCACTG TGCTATGGGAAAGTCGCGCTCAGCGACGTGTGTCTGTGCTTATTTGATACATCGCTATGGCATTAGCCCAGACGAGGCACTGGCAAGAATACGACAGAACAGGCCATTGGCTGAGCCAAACGAGGGTTTCTGGGAGCAGCTCGAGCTTTATCACGAGATGGGTGCGCCGGAAAATCTCGAGTCCACTTCGGCGTATCAGCGATGGGTATACCTGCAGGAGGTCAAGCTCAGCCGAGCATGTGGTCAAGCACCGGAAGCAGAAAAGATTAGATTCGAAGATGAACATTCCCAAGGTTCAGGCTCGGCAGATTTCGATCTTCGGTGTCGAAAGTGCAG ACGTACGCTGGCCAACTCGCAGTATCTCGTCACTCATCAACCACGCAGAGGCGAGACATCAGCCAAGCAAACACCTTTAGCCTGCTCACACTACTTCCTCGATCCTCTGTCATGGATGAGGCCTGAACTCGAGCAAGGCAAGCTTGATGGTCGGCTCGAGTGTCCGAAGTGCAAGACGAACGTTGGCAAGTACGCTTGGCAAGGCATGCAATGCAGCTGTAGTGACTGGGTTGTGCCTGGTATCAGTCTGGCTAAAGGCAGAATCGACGAGATCAAATCGAGGACAGCAAGTGGGCCAGGTTTTGGTATCCGAGTGCCACCGTCAGCGGTCAACAATAAAGGTGGTCAAGGCCGAGAGAACCTTTGA